The following are encoded together in the Gasterosteus aculeatus chromosome 7, fGasAcu3.hap1.1, whole genome shotgun sequence genome:
- the slc12a6 gene encoding solute carrier family 12 member 6 isoform X2: protein MASVRFTVTPTKAEDLPGLSDTSPDISSRSGARVRFGSRESVNRSDPLSEAWGGPATTAGGAQTPDHSSVEQGDGNSKISSVYINNTHGGDDDDFYDKNLALFEEEMDTRPKVSSLLNRLANYTNLTQGAREHEEAENIGEKKKAGKSPQMGTFMGVYLPCLQNIFGVILFLRLTWVVGNAGVLQGLCIVFICCCCTLLTAISMSAIATNGVVPAGGAYFMISRSLGPEFGGAVGLCFYLGTTFAGAMYILGAIEILLMYIAPKAAIFESRHPDGEGAAMLNNMRVYGSVCLLLMSLLVFVGVKYVNKLASIFLACVIVSIVSIYVGALVSAFKPPSFSVCMLGNRTISGHQLGDGQCSKTFLQQSDGPLEEADNFTMTNENGTMTPTFDPSLAPALLEKTTYIWEQFCQGPEVNASCDEYFLSNNFSRINAIPGLASGIISENLWSSYLSRGDVVEKRSLSSSRDAQPASIEQPYVFADVTTSFTLLVGIFFPSVTGIMAGSNRSGDLKDAQRSIPIGTILAIVTTSIVYLTSVVLFGACIDGVALRDKFGDSVNGQLVVGTLAWPSPWVIVIGSFFSTCGAGLQSLTGAPRLLQAIAKDNIIPFLRVFGHGKANGEPTWALLLTALIAELGILIASLDLVAPILTMFFLMCYLFVNLACGLQTLLRSPNWRPRFSYYHWTLSFLGMTICLALMFISSWYYAIAAMVIAGMIYKYIEYHGAEKEWGDGIRGLSLSAARYALLRLEEGPPHTKNWRPQVLVLLKLDEDAHVKSPRLLTFASQLKAGKGLTIVGTVVSGNFLQSYGEALAAEQTLKHLMDKERVKGFCQCIVAQKPREGISHMIQSSGLGGMKPNTVVMGWPHAWRQSEDPQAWKTFINTVRVTTAAHLALLVPKNISLFPSNSEPCAEGYIDVWWIVHDGGMLMLLPFLLRQHKVWRKCGMRIFTVAQMEDNSIQMKKDLATFLYHLRIEAEVEVVEMHDSDISAYTYERTLMMEQRSQMLRQMRLSKSDREKEAQLVKDRNSMLRLTSIGSDDDDDTDGAERDRPTSAAGGGGGGGSAEHHRRVQMTWTKEKSSQHRAMHSGCSTPEGFRDMLSMRPDHSNVRRMHTAVKLNEVIVNKSHDARLVLLNMPGPPRNTEGDENYMEFLEVLTEGLERVLLVRGGGSEVITIYS from the exons ATGGCCTCGGTGCGCTTCACGGTGACGCCCACCAAGGCGGAGGACCTCCCCGGGCTGTCCGACACGTCGCCCGACATCAGCTCCCGCTCCGGCGCTCGCGTGCGCTTCGGCTCCAGGGAGAGCGTCAACCGGAGCGACCCGCTCAGCGAGGCCTGGGGGGGCCCGGCGACCACGGCGGGCGGGGCCCAGACGCCGGACCACAGCAGCGTGGAGCAAg GCGATGGAAACTCAAAGATCTCCAGCGTGTACATCAACAACACCCACGGCGGGGATGACGACGACTTCTACGACAAGAACCTGGCCTTATTTGAG GAGGAGATGGACACGCGGCCGAAGGTGTCGTCTCTGCTCAACCGCCTGGCCAACTACACCAACCTGACGCAGGGGGCCCGGGAGCACGAGGAGGCCGAGAACATCGGCGAGAAGAAGAAAGCCGGCAAG TCGCCCCAGATGGGGACGTTCATGGGCGTTTACCTGCCCTGCCTCCAGAACATCTTCGGCGTCATCCTCTTCCTGCGGCTCACCTGGGTGGTGGGAAACGCCGGCGTGCTGCAGGGCCTCTGCATCGTCTTCatatgctgctgctgc ACGCTGTTGACGGCGATATCGATGAGTGCGATCGCCACTAACGGAGTCGTTCCAG cgggAGGCGCCTACTTTATGATCAGTCGCTCTCTGGGTCCAGAGTTTGGGGGGGCGGTGGGCCTTTGCTTCTACCTGGGCACCACCTTCGCCGGAGCCATGTACATCCTGGGAGCCATCGAGATCCTGCTG atgTACATCGCACCCAAGGCGGCCATCTTTGAGTCCAGGCACCCTGACGGCGAAGGGGCGGCCATGCTGAACAACATGCGGGTGTACGGCTCCGTCTGCCTCCTCCTGATGTCCCTGCTGGTGTTTGTGGGCGTGAAGTACGTCAACAAACTGGCCTCCATCTTCCTGGCCTGCGTCATCGTCTCCATCGTCTCCATCTATGTCGGCGCGCTGGTCTCCGCCTTCAAACCGCCCAGTTTCTC CGTGTGCATGCTGGGGAACCGGACCATCAGCGGACACCAACTCGGTGACGGCCAGTGTTCGAAAACCTTCCTGCAGCAGAGCGACGGGCCGCTGGAGGAAGCCGACAACTTCACCATGACCAACG AAAACGGCACCATGAccccgacctttgaccccagccTCGCCCCCGCCCTGCTGGAGAAGACCACGTATATTTGGGAGCAGTTTTGCCAGGGACCCGAAGTCAACGCCTCCTGCGACGAGTACTTCCTCTCAAACAACTTTTCCCGGATCAACGCGATCCCCGGTCTGGCCAGCGGGATcatctcag AGAACCTGTGGAGCTCGTACCTCAGCCGAGGGGACGTGGTGGAGAAACGCTCCCTGAGCTCCTCCCGTGACGCGCAGCCGGCCTCCATCGAGCAGCCGTACGTGTTCGCGGACGTCACCACCTCCTTCACGCTGCTGGTGGGCATCTTCTTCCCCTCGGTCACAG GAATCATGGCTGGTTCCAACCGGTCGGGCGATCTGAAAGACGCCCAGCGCTCCATCCCCATCGGGACCATCCTCGCCATCGTCACCACCTCCATCGTCT ACCTGACCAGCGTGGTGCTGTTTGGCGCCTGCATCGACGGCGTGGCCCTCAGGGACAA GTTTGGAGACTCTGTTAACGGGCAACTGGTGGTGGGGACTCTGGCCTGGCCGAGCCCCTGGGTCATCGTGATCGGCTCTTTCTTCTCCACGTGCGGCGCGGGCCTCCAGTCGCTGACCGGCGCCCCCCGACTCCTGCAGGCCATCGCCAAGGACAACATCATCCCCTTCCTTCGG GTGTTTGGCCACGGGAAGGCTAACGGGGAGCCCACCTGGGCCCTGCTGCTGACGGCCCTGATAGCAGAGCTGGGGATCCTCATCGCCTCCCTGGACCTAGTGGCTCCCATCCTCACAAT GTTCTTCCTGATGTGTTACCTGTTTGTGAACCTGGCCTGCGGCCTGCAGACTCTCCTGAGGTCTCCCAACTGGAGGCCGCGCTTTTCCTATTACCACtg GACcttgtcatttttgggaatgaCTATCTGCCTGGCGCTCATGTTCATATCCTCCTGGTACTACGCAATCGCTGCCATGGTGATTGCCGGCATGATCTACAAGTACATTGAGTACCACGG agcGGAGAAAGAGTGGGGCGATGGGATCCGCGGTCTCTCGCTCAGTGCCGCCCGCTATGCTCTCCTGAGGTTGGAGGAGGGACCGCCGCACACCAAGAACTGGAG ACCCCAGGTGTTGGTCCTGCTAAAACTGGACGAGGACGCCCACGTCAAGTCTCCTCGCCTGCTGACCTTCGCCAGCCAGCTGAAGGCGGGAAAAGGCCTCACCATCGTCGGCACGGTCGTCTCCGGCAACTTCCTGCAGAGCTACGGGGAGGCCCTCGCAGCCGAGCAG ACCCTGAAGCACCTGATGGACAAGGAGCGCGTGAAGGGCTTCTGCCAGTGCATCGTGGCCCAGAAGCCGCGGGAGGGCATCAGCCACATGATCCAGTCCAGCGGCCTGGGGGGGATGAAGCCCAACACGGTGGTGATGGGCTGGCCTCACGCCTGGAGGCAAAGCGAGGACCCGCAGGCCTGGAAGACCTTCATCA ACACGGTGCGCGTGACGACGGCTGCCCACCTGGCCCTGCTGGTGCCCAAAAACATCTCGCTGTTCCCCAGCAACAGTGAGCCCTGCGCAGAGGGCTACATCGACGTCTGGTGGATCGTGCACGACGGGGGGATGCTCATGCTGCTGCCCTTCCTGCTGCGCCAGCACAAG GTGTGGCGGAAGTGTGGGATGCGAATCTTCACAGTGGCCCAGATGGAGGACAACTCCATCCAGATGAAGAAGGACCTGGCAACCTTCCTCTACCACCTACGCATTGAAGCCGAGGTGGAAGTGGTTGAGATG CACGACAGTGATATCAGCGCGTACACCTACGAAAGGACCCTGATGATGGAGCAGAGGTCGCAGATGCTGCGACAGATGCGACTGTCTAAGTCGGACCGGGAGAAAGAG GCCCAGCTGGTGAAGGACCGCAACTCCATGCTGCGGCTGACGAGCATCGGCtcggacgacgacgacgacaccGACGGCGCCGAGCGAGACCGGCCGACCAGCgcggcgggcggcggcggcggcggcggcagcgccgAGCACCACCGGCGCGTTcagatgacctggaccaaagaGAAGTCGTCGCAGCACAGAGCCATGCACTCTGGCTGCTCCACGCCGGAGGGCTTCAGGGACATGCTCAGCATGCGGCC ggACCACTCCAACGTCAGGCGGATGCACACCGCCGTCAAGCTCAACGAGGTCATCGTCAATAAGTCCCACGACGCTCGGCTCGTCCTGCTCAACATGCCCGGACCGCCGCGCAACACGGAGGGCGACGAGAACT ACATGGAGTTCCTGGAGGTCCTGACCGAGGGGTTGGAGCGCGTCCTGCTGGTGAGGGGCGGAGGCAGCGAAGTCATCACAATCTACTCCTGA
- the slc12a6 gene encoding solute carrier family 12 member 6 isoform X1 encodes MASVRFTVTPTKAEDLPGLSDTSPDISSRSGARVRFGSRESVNRSDPLSEAWGGPATTAGGAQTPDHSSVEQGDGNSKISSVYINNTHGGDDDDFYDKNLALFEEEMDTRPKVSSLLNRLANYTNLTQGAREHEEAENIGEKKKAGKSPQMGTFMGVYLPCLQNIFGVILFLRLTWVVGNAGVLQGLCIVFICCCCTLLTAISMSAIATNGVVPAGGAYFMISRSLGPEFGGAVGLCFYLGTTFAGAMYILGAIEILLMYIAPKAAIFESRHPDGEGAAMLNNMRVYGSVCLLLMSLLVFVGVKYVNKLASIFLACVIVSIVSIYVGALVSAFKPPSFSVCMLGNRTISGHQLGDGQCSKTFLQQSDGPLEEADNFTMTNENGTMTPTFDPSLAPALLEKTTYIWEQFCQGPEVNASCDEYFLSNNFSRINAIPGLASGIISENLWSSYLSRGDVVEKRSLSSSRDAQPASIEQPYVFADVTTSFTLLVGIFFPSVTGIMAGSNRSGDLKDAQRSIPIGTILAIVTTSIVYLTSVVLFGACIDGVALRDKFGDSVNGQLVVGTLAWPSPWVIVIGSFFSTCGAGLQSLTGAPRLLQAIAKDNIIPFLRVFGHGKANGEPTWALLLTALIAELGILIASLDLVAPILTMFFLMCYLFVNLACGLQTLLRSPNWRPRFSYYHWTLSFLGMTICLALMFISSWYYAIAAMVIAGMIYKYIEYHGAEKEWGDGIRGLSLSAARYALLRLEEGPPHTKNWRPQVLVLLKLDEDAHVKSPRLLTFASQLKAGKGLTIVGTVVSGNFLQSYGEALAAEQTLKHLMDKERVKGFCQCIVAQKPREGISHMIQSSGLGGMKPNTVVMGWPHAWRQSEDPQAWKTFINTVRVTTAAHLALLVPKNISLFPSNSEPCAEGYIDVWWIVHDGGMLMLLPFLLRQHKVWRKCGMRIFTVAQMEDNSIQMKKDLATFLYHLRIEAEVEVVEMHDSDISAYTYERTLMMEQRSQMLRQMRLSKSDREKEENRGSSSSRTEAGGATRSQAQLVKDRNSMLRLTSIGSDDDDDTDGAERDRPTSAAGGGGGGGSAEHHRRVQMTWTKEKSSQHRAMHSGCSTPEGFRDMLSMRPDHSNVRRMHTAVKLNEVIVNKSHDARLVLLNMPGPPRNTEGDENYMEFLEVLTEGLERVLLVRGGGSEVITIYS; translated from the exons ATGGCCTCGGTGCGCTTCACGGTGACGCCCACCAAGGCGGAGGACCTCCCCGGGCTGTCCGACACGTCGCCCGACATCAGCTCCCGCTCCGGCGCTCGCGTGCGCTTCGGCTCCAGGGAGAGCGTCAACCGGAGCGACCCGCTCAGCGAGGCCTGGGGGGGCCCGGCGACCACGGCGGGCGGGGCCCAGACGCCGGACCACAGCAGCGTGGAGCAAg GCGATGGAAACTCAAAGATCTCCAGCGTGTACATCAACAACACCCACGGCGGGGATGACGACGACTTCTACGACAAGAACCTGGCCTTATTTGAG GAGGAGATGGACACGCGGCCGAAGGTGTCGTCTCTGCTCAACCGCCTGGCCAACTACACCAACCTGACGCAGGGGGCCCGGGAGCACGAGGAGGCCGAGAACATCGGCGAGAAGAAGAAAGCCGGCAAG TCGCCCCAGATGGGGACGTTCATGGGCGTTTACCTGCCCTGCCTCCAGAACATCTTCGGCGTCATCCTCTTCCTGCGGCTCACCTGGGTGGTGGGAAACGCCGGCGTGCTGCAGGGCCTCTGCATCGTCTTCatatgctgctgctgc ACGCTGTTGACGGCGATATCGATGAGTGCGATCGCCACTAACGGAGTCGTTCCAG cgggAGGCGCCTACTTTATGATCAGTCGCTCTCTGGGTCCAGAGTTTGGGGGGGCGGTGGGCCTTTGCTTCTACCTGGGCACCACCTTCGCCGGAGCCATGTACATCCTGGGAGCCATCGAGATCCTGCTG atgTACATCGCACCCAAGGCGGCCATCTTTGAGTCCAGGCACCCTGACGGCGAAGGGGCGGCCATGCTGAACAACATGCGGGTGTACGGCTCCGTCTGCCTCCTCCTGATGTCCCTGCTGGTGTTTGTGGGCGTGAAGTACGTCAACAAACTGGCCTCCATCTTCCTGGCCTGCGTCATCGTCTCCATCGTCTCCATCTATGTCGGCGCGCTGGTCTCCGCCTTCAAACCGCCCAGTTTCTC CGTGTGCATGCTGGGGAACCGGACCATCAGCGGACACCAACTCGGTGACGGCCAGTGTTCGAAAACCTTCCTGCAGCAGAGCGACGGGCCGCTGGAGGAAGCCGACAACTTCACCATGACCAACG AAAACGGCACCATGAccccgacctttgaccccagccTCGCCCCCGCCCTGCTGGAGAAGACCACGTATATTTGGGAGCAGTTTTGCCAGGGACCCGAAGTCAACGCCTCCTGCGACGAGTACTTCCTCTCAAACAACTTTTCCCGGATCAACGCGATCCCCGGTCTGGCCAGCGGGATcatctcag AGAACCTGTGGAGCTCGTACCTCAGCCGAGGGGACGTGGTGGAGAAACGCTCCCTGAGCTCCTCCCGTGACGCGCAGCCGGCCTCCATCGAGCAGCCGTACGTGTTCGCGGACGTCACCACCTCCTTCACGCTGCTGGTGGGCATCTTCTTCCCCTCGGTCACAG GAATCATGGCTGGTTCCAACCGGTCGGGCGATCTGAAAGACGCCCAGCGCTCCATCCCCATCGGGACCATCCTCGCCATCGTCACCACCTCCATCGTCT ACCTGACCAGCGTGGTGCTGTTTGGCGCCTGCATCGACGGCGTGGCCCTCAGGGACAA GTTTGGAGACTCTGTTAACGGGCAACTGGTGGTGGGGACTCTGGCCTGGCCGAGCCCCTGGGTCATCGTGATCGGCTCTTTCTTCTCCACGTGCGGCGCGGGCCTCCAGTCGCTGACCGGCGCCCCCCGACTCCTGCAGGCCATCGCCAAGGACAACATCATCCCCTTCCTTCGG GTGTTTGGCCACGGGAAGGCTAACGGGGAGCCCACCTGGGCCCTGCTGCTGACGGCCCTGATAGCAGAGCTGGGGATCCTCATCGCCTCCCTGGACCTAGTGGCTCCCATCCTCACAAT GTTCTTCCTGATGTGTTACCTGTTTGTGAACCTGGCCTGCGGCCTGCAGACTCTCCTGAGGTCTCCCAACTGGAGGCCGCGCTTTTCCTATTACCACtg GACcttgtcatttttgggaatgaCTATCTGCCTGGCGCTCATGTTCATATCCTCCTGGTACTACGCAATCGCTGCCATGGTGATTGCCGGCATGATCTACAAGTACATTGAGTACCACGG agcGGAGAAAGAGTGGGGCGATGGGATCCGCGGTCTCTCGCTCAGTGCCGCCCGCTATGCTCTCCTGAGGTTGGAGGAGGGACCGCCGCACACCAAGAACTGGAG ACCCCAGGTGTTGGTCCTGCTAAAACTGGACGAGGACGCCCACGTCAAGTCTCCTCGCCTGCTGACCTTCGCCAGCCAGCTGAAGGCGGGAAAAGGCCTCACCATCGTCGGCACGGTCGTCTCCGGCAACTTCCTGCAGAGCTACGGGGAGGCCCTCGCAGCCGAGCAG ACCCTGAAGCACCTGATGGACAAGGAGCGCGTGAAGGGCTTCTGCCAGTGCATCGTGGCCCAGAAGCCGCGGGAGGGCATCAGCCACATGATCCAGTCCAGCGGCCTGGGGGGGATGAAGCCCAACACGGTGGTGATGGGCTGGCCTCACGCCTGGAGGCAAAGCGAGGACCCGCAGGCCTGGAAGACCTTCATCA ACACGGTGCGCGTGACGACGGCTGCCCACCTGGCCCTGCTGGTGCCCAAAAACATCTCGCTGTTCCCCAGCAACAGTGAGCCCTGCGCAGAGGGCTACATCGACGTCTGGTGGATCGTGCACGACGGGGGGATGCTCATGCTGCTGCCCTTCCTGCTGCGCCAGCACAAG GTGTGGCGGAAGTGTGGGATGCGAATCTTCACAGTGGCCCAGATGGAGGACAACTCCATCCAGATGAAGAAGGACCTGGCAACCTTCCTCTACCACCTACGCATTGAAGCCGAGGTGGAAGTGGTTGAGATG CACGACAGTGATATCAGCGCGTACACCTACGAAAGGACCCTGATGATGGAGCAGAGGTCGCAGATGCTGCGACAGATGCGACTGTCTAAGTCGGACCGGGAGAAAGAG GAAAACCgtggtagcagcagcagtaggaCAGAGGCAGGTGGAGCTACAAGGTCTCAG GCCCAGCTGGTGAAGGACCGCAACTCCATGCTGCGGCTGACGAGCATCGGCtcggacgacgacgacgacaccGACGGCGCCGAGCGAGACCGGCCGACCAGCgcggcgggcggcggcggcggcggcggcagcgccgAGCACCACCGGCGCGTTcagatgacctggaccaaagaGAAGTCGTCGCAGCACAGAGCCATGCACTCTGGCTGCTCCACGCCGGAGGGCTTCAGGGACATGCTCAGCATGCGGCC ggACCACTCCAACGTCAGGCGGATGCACACCGCCGTCAAGCTCAACGAGGTCATCGTCAATAAGTCCCACGACGCTCGGCTCGTCCTGCTCAACATGCCCGGACCGCCGCGCAACACGGAGGGCGACGAGAACT ACATGGAGTTCCTGGAGGTCCTGACCGAGGGGTTGGAGCGCGTCCTGCTGGTGAGGGGCGGAGGCAGCGAAGTCATCACAATCTACTCCTGA